Genomic window (Armatimonadota bacterium):
GCGGCGAGCAGTACAAAAAGGTCCGCTTCTGGGACGTCGCCAGCGGAGCGCTACAACGGACGGTGACGGGCTATGAAGGCGCGGTCAACGGTATCGTGTTCCTCCCGGGCGGCGGCCTCGCCGCCGCATGCCAGGACAACAACGTGTGGAAGGTCGGGCCTGACGGGACGGAAGCCAAGGTCGGCGCGAAGCACAAGTTTGGTGTCGCGGGCATCAGTGCTTCGAGCGACTCGAAGGCCGTCGTCTCCATCGACGAGAACGGGACGGCGATGCTCTGGGATTCGTCCAACCTTATGGTTAGGGCGATCTTTGAACAAGGGGGACGGGGCAAGTGCGTCGCGGTTTCGCCCGACGGAAAGTGGTTCGCCACCGGAGGCACCGAGAACCCCGTTCAACTTTGGTCCGCGTCGAGCACTCCCGCACCGCAGTTCGGCGGCCCTAAGGTCGAGGCCAACGCGCTGGCGTTCTCGCCTGACGGAAAGCGCCTGGTCGTCGGGACTCAGGACAACGAAGTCCTCGTCGTGGACACGGCGGGCGGAGCCGTCAAGTTCCGGAAGGAAGGGCACGAGCGTCCCGTCACGGCCGTGGCCGTGTCGCCGGACGGCAAGACGTTTTACACGGCGAGCATGGACATGAAAGTCAAGTCGTGGCCGATGCCCTGAAACCGACCTAAGCGAGAGACGGGTCTCGTGACGGTGCCGGACCGGCGGTCGCCTCAGGTCCGCTGAACTGCTCGTCGTAAAGGCGTTTGTAGACGCCGCCTTTGGCGAGCAGTTCGCCGTGCCGACCATGTTCTACGAGCCGGCCGTCGTCGATGACGAGGATCTGGTCCGCGGCGACGATCGTCGACAGCCGGTGGGCGATGGCGAACGTGGTGCGACCCTTCATCAAGGTGTTCAGCGAGGCCTGGATCTGTCGTTCTGTCTCGGTATCGAGGGCGGACGTCGCCTCGTCAAGGATGAGGATCCGCGGGTTTTTCAGGATCGCCCGGGCGATGGCGAGGCGCTGTTTTTCGCCGCCTGAAAGCTTATAGCCGCGCTCGCCCACGATCGTGTCATAGGCTTCAGGCAGCGACGCGATGTGGTCGTGTATCGCCGCGAGGCGGCACGCCTCCGTCAGTTCATCGTCCGTCGCGTCCGGCTTCGCGACCCTAAGGTTCTCGCGGACGGTGTCGTGGAGAAGATACGTTTCTTGGGTGACGGCCCCGACGCACTGCTGCAACGATGCCAACGTCACGCCCCGGACGTCATGGCCGTCGATGGTCACCGATCCCTCCGTGACGTCCCACAGTCGGGGGACGAGGTAGGTCAGCGTGGTCTTTCCCGCTCCCGAGGGACCGACAAGAGCGACCAACTGCCCTGGTTCGACCTCGAAACCGATCCCGCTGAGCGTCGGCTCCGGCTGGTCGGCGGAGTACTGGAACGTCACGTCGTCAAAGACCACCCTCCCCTCAAGGGTCGCAGGGTCGAGGGCGACCGCGTCCGGAGCGTCTTGGATGTCCTGCTTGAGGTCGACGTACTCGAAGATGCGGTCGAACATCGCGAACGAGCTCATCACCTGCACCTGGGCGCTCATCAATCCGGTCAACGGAAAGAAGAGGCGCGTCTGGAGAGCGGTGAACGCGATCAAGGTCCCGA
Coding sequences:
- a CDS encoding WD40 repeat domain-containing protein, which codes for MTTLLVVAALIAPVQDFVGHTREVSSLAVSPDGKWLASGSVDLTVRIWDAKTRQCVKVLEGHDGEVKCLAFSPDGKTLASGEQYKKVRFWDVASGALQRTVTGYEGAVNGIVFLPGGGLAAACQDNNVWKVGPDGTEAKVGAKHKFGVAGISASSDSKAVVSIDENGTAMLWDSSNLMVRAIFEQGGRGKCVAVSPDGKWFATGGTENPVQLWSASSTPAPQFGGPKVEANALAFSPDGKRLVVGTQDNEVLVVDTAGGAVKFRKEGHERPVTAVAVSPDGKTFYTASMDMKVKSWPMP
- a CDS encoding ABC transporter ATP-binding protein, giving the protein MMRGAANADEKAPKNVDPATLRRVVGLFRPYKRRVVLTLLTVLVGVLLGLLPPLFLKVLFDDGIIARDMGVVALFSVLSIVANLVAAGVTLLYGYLSVVIGQEIMCDLRHGLFEHLQGMPLAFFTGTKTGEIQSRMISDVGGVQQVVSGTFVDVISNLAIVVSTLINMLWMDWRLTLISIAMVPIVGIVGKKVGEFARKVTKGTQEQTAEVNAMIQETLSVSGILLTKTTGRHDIVAKKFDVENRKLADWQIKAQVFMYTMFGLFRMITGLSPAIVYWFAGWLLLQRGDTHITVGTLIAFTALQTRLFFPLTGLMSAQVQVMSSFAMFDRIFEYVDLKQDIQDAPDAVALDPATLEGRVVFDDVTFQYSADQPEPTLSGIGFEVEPGQLVALVGPSGAGKTTLTYLVPRLWDVTEGSVTIDGHDVRGVTLASLQQCVGAVTQETYLLHDTVRENLRVAKPDATDDELTEACRLAAIHDHIASLPEAYDTIVGERGYKLSGGEKQRLAIARAILKNPRILILDEATSALDTETERQIQASLNTLMKGRTTFAIAHRLSTIVAADQILVIDDGRLVEHGRHGELLAKGGVYKRLYDEQFSGPEATAGPAPSRDPSLA